CTGGATTGATGACAGTATGTCTACAATTCGACGTAGCTTTTTACCTGATGACCTCAAGGCTGAGATTGACCAGGCTGGGATTGATGGCGTCGTGAGTGTCCAAGCGCGCCAAAGTCTGGAAGAAACGGACTGGCTGCTTGGGATGGCAGCTGAAAATGATTTTGTCAAAGGGGTCGTCGGGTGGTTGCCTCTGGCGGATGAGAGCATTGATACGATCCTTGACCGATATAAAGGCGCAAGCAAGCTCAAGGCTCTGCGTCACGTTGTGCAGGGGCTTCCTGCGGGGTTCTTCGACGATGATGACTTTAATCGTGGTATTCGCAGTTTGACCGCGCGAGGACTGGTCTATGATATTCTTATATTTGAAAACCAACTTGAAGAGGCGATTCGTTTTGTGGACCGTCATCCCAACCAGGTGTTTGTGCTCGATCACATCGCCAAACCTCAAATTAAAGAC
This genomic stretch from Oceaniferula marina harbors:
- a CDS encoding amidohydrolase family protein, which produces MKIDAHHHFWKYDPVEYDWIDDSMSTIRRSFLPDDLKAEIDQAGIDGVVSVQARQSLEETDWLLGMAAENDFVKGVVGWLPLADESIDTILDRYKGASKLKALRHVVQGLPAGFFDDDDFNRGIRSLTARGLVYDILIFENQLEEAIRFVDRHPNQVFVLDHIAKPQIKDKLLQPWQENMRELAKRENVTCKLSGMVTEADFNAWTEEQMLPYLESTLEAFGPDRLMFGSDWPVCLVASRYQQWVDLIQRFIDPLSTQEQASIMGGTAVSSYQLD